The Ornithinimicrobium sufpigmenti genome includes the window CCACAGCACGAACGCGCCCCACAGCAGCATGAGGAAGATGAAGACGACGAGGACCGGCAGGAAGATCGCCACCAGCGACAGGGTCACCGCCGCCCCGTCCTCGGCAGCCGACACGACCGGGGTGCCCAGGCCGCCCGTCGAGGTGTTCACGACCGGCCGGCTGACCGCCTTGCCGGTGTGCACGATGCCCGCGGTGAGGATCCCGAGCAGCACCCCGATCCACGGGTTGTCCTGCATGAACGACGAGCCACGCTCCAGGTCCTCCGCCGCCGTGGTCGCCGCGAAGATCAGCCCGCCGGTCGCGGGCCGGATGAAGGTGCCCACGGCGTCGTTGAGGTGGTCGACGAGTGCGAC containing:
- a CDS encoding DUF4126 domain-containing protein; protein product: MLAALTGAGLSAAAGLNAYIPFLLVALIARFTEVLDLPVQYAWIESWWAIGIAAVLLLSEVVLDKVALVDHLNDAVGTFIRPATGGLIFAATTAAEDLERGSSFMQDNPWIGVLLGILTAGIVHTGKAVSRPVVNTSTGGLGTPVVSAAEDGAAVTLSLVAIFLPVLVVFIFLMLLWGAFVLWRRSRAKRQKRDQLMAEAGYE